A single genomic interval of Portunus trituberculatus isolate SZX2019 chromosome 41, ASM1759143v1, whole genome shotgun sequence harbors:
- the LOC123516752 gene encoding uncharacterized protein PF11_0207-like: MFRVVVLLSTIVALGFVLGASVNLPARTSGRMADPVVDAEDLSANVAKASLAAEKQILDKEVCAEAKKDAMSLKNGTLPATMGEKGPKKVVITQTKVEEFPKNGTKLVTVIKTAEKLSDNETREQTEIERKTIKDVDDTANPKKNITIEKKVENTVCKNKTAEAMKPSDEIEEQEKKILEIKQEIKDLKQETERVKEKLAEEIKEKEKEKGELKKEIKVIEEVNVELKEVKGTETEKKNEGLKEVITKTEKAKEDLKEKMKETEEADEDLKENREKAEGIEQELREDTQKVEKLEEILKEKTSETENLKDYSKEATNKTVMTKEELEAVKNKGNKSCESETKMEKINAKVPAADIEKKSVETAAEVISPANTVEKIVEKVVPEEKASAATVEKPKPPSEKNKPTLFIIAPKANVTAEVVNGTKLVLDVSQLVQMLAKLNLTIVDTDGKGKLNLTMVDTEGNLGKLNLTKIITEGKQ; this comes from the coding sequence ATGTTTCGAGTTGTGGTTCTGCTTAGTACTATCGTAGCCCTCGGCTTCGTCCTGGGAGCTTCGGTGAACCTTCCAGCGAGGACTAGTGGCAGGATGGCCGATCCCGTGGTGGACGCTGAGGACCTATCGGCCAATGTCGCAAAGGCTTCGCTAGCAGCTGAAAAACAGATACTCGACAAAGAAGTCTGTGCTGAAGCAAAAAAGGATGCAATGTCCTTAAAAAATGGGACACTTCCCGCGACCATGGGTGAAAAGGGACCCaaaaaagtagtaataacaCAAACGAAAGTTGAGGAATTTCCTAAGAATGGAACAAAACTTGTTACTGTTATCAAAACGGCTGAAAAACTATCTGACAACGAAACACGTGAGCAAACTGAAATCGAACGCAAAACTATCAAAGATGTAGATGATACTGCAAATCCTAAGAAAAACATCACTATCGAGAAAAAAGTCGAAAATACAGTTTGTAAGAATAAAACAGCAGAAGCCATGAAACCCAGTGATGAGAttgaggaacaggaaaaaaagatcctcgaaattaaacaagaaattaaagatttgaaGCAGGAAACAGAAAGGGTAAAGGAAAAGTTAGctgaagaaattaaggaaaaggaaaaggaaaaaggagaactgaaaaaagaaataaaggtaatTGAAGAGGTAAATGTAGAAttgaaagaagtaaaaggaactgaaacagaaaagaaaaatgaaggattgAAAGAAGTAATAACGAAAACAGAAAAGGCGaaggaagatttaaaagaaaaaatgaaggaaacagaagaggcaGACGAAGATctaaaagagaatagagagaaagctGAGGGGATAGAGCAAGAATTAAGAGAAGACACACAGAAAGTTGAAAAGTTAGAAgaaattttaaaagaaaaaacaagtgaaaCTGAAAACCTAAAGGATTATTCAAAAGAAGCAACAAATAAAACTGTAATGACAAAGGAAGAATTGGAAGCAGTAAAAAACAAAGGGAACAAGTCTTGCGAGTCGGAAACAAAGATGGAGAAGATAAATGCAAAAGTCCCAGCAGcagatattgaaaagaaaagtgtgGAAACTGCTGCGGAAGTCATATCTCCAGCAAACACTGTGGAAAAGATAGTCGAAAAAGTAGTGCCTGAAGAGAAAGCAAGTGCAGCCACGGTTGAAAAGCCAAAACCACCATCGGAAAAGAACAAACCAACACTGTTTATAATAGCGCCTAAAGCGAATGTGACTGCCGAGGTAGTGAATGGGACCAAGCTTGTGTTAGATGTGTCGCAACTGGTTCAAATGTTAGCAAAACTAAATCTAACAATAGTTGACACGGacggaaaaggaaaactaaatcTAACAATGGTTGACACGGAGGGAAACTTAGGAAAACTAAATCTAACAAAGATTATCACGGAGGGAAAACAATGA